The Pecten maximus chromosome 17, xPecMax1.1, whole genome shotgun sequence DNA segment CTcaaaaagtactaaagggatctttctcaaatttcatatgtaggttcctcttggttcctagttatgcatattgcattttcagACCAATCGGAAatcaacatggccaacaggcagccatcttggattttgacaattgaagtttgttatcgctatttctgagaaagtactgaagggatctttctcaaatttcatatgtaagtttcccttggtgcctagttatgcatattgcattttgacatcaatcagaaaacaacatggccgacaggcagccatcttggattttgacagttgaagtttgttatcgctatttctcagaaagcactgaacggatctttctcaaatttcatatataggttcaccttgtttaaaaagtacaatagggatgtttctcaatttacacagataagtaagagaAAGGGAAatatagagaaaagatcaatctgacatggaacctataaagatcgttcaatggtgggccccaagatccctctgggatctcttgttagttTTGCTATGGTGTCCCCCCTCTCCCCATTGAATTGTTTTAAGGGATAACTTGGATgtggtataagctgcaggtaCTTTTGGTGATTAGGTGCTGTAGACCGGGAGCTTGAGGCCTGGACAATGCACAAGTCACAAAaatgtcttccttcgtcatttgtgttaccaAGTTTTATACCTAATTATTtgcacaatgtatcatacacCGTATACACTATGTACTATCTGaaggtaaagatttgaatttgtAGTTGTTCTGTGttgaatacatacatgtatatctatttacatatacattctGATTTGTTTACAACTTTTTAATTATAACTCATTTTGATAATGTATAAAAGTTGGATAGGTCTTCATTAGTTAATCAGTGTATGTTCCAATTCTGTGATATTTCTATGTTGTGTTAACTGTATGATTTACTGTCTGGTAGACAATGGTTCAAGTACTAGTGGGACCCTATTTCTAAATCTCCTACAAGTATCCTTTTTTGACAGGTAACCATAACAACGAGACATCTTGTGTCCCACCTTGGAGGGATCCGTCACTACCACAAAAACACCAGCAAACCAAAGGATGACACAGAGGTAAACATACAGATTTCTGAACCCTTAAATTGACAGTctttatacacactatacaaaAACAATACCTATATCTTCATTACAGATTTCTGAACCCTTCAATTGACAGTctttatacacactatacaaaAACTATATCTATATCTTAATTACAGATTTCTGAACCCTTAAATTGACCGTctttatacacactatacaaaAACTATATCTATATCTTAATTACAGATTTCTGAACCCTTCAATTGACAGTctttatacacactatacaaaaactatatctatatctacatTTATTAATTCTAATTTCTATTCAGATTTTCAGATTTTCTTATAGTGCCACCAAATTTCAAATTGCTggattaaacaaaaacatttctgcaccataaaattatacaatatcaaaataacgtTTTTTCATCCTTAGACGCCAAGAGCAGAAATTTAAATTGTCACATGACACACATTTATTTAATGTCCAAACTTGTAAAGGACTGAGATCTAAACTCGGATTTCTATAATTTTGGTTTTAAGGCTTCAAAGACGATGATCAGCTCAGACAAGAAAACTGAGAAGGAGGCTGCAACTGCCAAGAAACCAGAGATGACTTTAGAGGAATACTTAATATCCGATCATTACAAAAGTGTGACTGACAGCATGAACTTGTTCAAGGATGACCCTTTAGTTCATGAGCCAGGTATGTTAGCCTTCAATAATTAATATTCATGAGCCAGGTATGTTAGCCTTCAATAATTAATATTCATGAGCCAGGTATGTGAGTCTTCAATAATTAATATTCATGAGCCAGGTATGTTAGTCTTCAATAATTAATATTCATGAGCCAGGTATGTTAGTCTTCAATAATTAATATTCATGAGCCAGGTATGTGAGTCTTCAATAATTGATATTCATGAGCCAGGTATGTGAGTCTTCAATAATTGATATTCATGAGCATTTAGGCATATGATATATCAGTTATTTAATgagttttatattacattgacatttgtcatatttttgggaaaaagaaatttaaaacaaatttccGTATAGGTCTGGCAAATTATTATTCaaatagtgtttttttttctgcaagCAAAACAAACATGTGATATCATTTCCTTATGATATCACATCATTGTTATTACACATGTATCAtacaatatttatgacataTAACTGTTATAAACATCCCAGTTATGGGATAAACTACAATATCAATGTGATGTAAATTTTAGATATGAAGtgataaaaaaagaagaaaaggaaagtagatattgtacatgtaacttataACATATTACAGTCCCCACTGAGAACCAGGGGGACTATATATGTAGTTTAGTATTGTGTGACGTATTTGTTATGTCCCCACAGAGAACCAGGGGGACTATATATGCagttttgtattgtgttgtggCTGTCTTTCCATCCTTATGCTGTCCTTCCTCTTATCTCTTCACACTTTTCCCAACCCCCCTATCTGTGATATGATTTGTATTGATTGATAGGTAGATTCcctgatatacatttgtatctttgTGAATAATGCTAATTTTTGTTTAGGATCCAAGTATCTGTATACAACATTCGGCTTCACACTGTTGAGTGCTGTGCTCGAGGCCATTGCCAAGACACCTTTTGAGAAATTGATGAAGGAATATTTCGTCGAGATGGGTATGGATAACACCTACCTTGATGAGAACACCCCACTCATCTACAACAGGGGACGGTAGGTAGACACTAGACATTGTGTCTCTTTAATAACATTTTAGCGAGTTTTTATACAACTACTAAAATTCAACCTGACTGACctatcacggccccctcacctAAGGTTATGTACGTGGCCCGGGCTTTACCCGACTGACCTATCATGGCCCCCTTACATAAGGTTATGTGGCCGGGCTTTACCCGACTGACCTATCACGGCCCCCTTACATAAGGTCATGTGGCCGGGCTTTACCCGACTGACctatcatggccccctcacctAAGGTTATGTGGTCAGGGCTTTACCCGACTGACctatcacggccccctcacctAAGGTTATGTGGTCAGGGCTTTACCCGACTGACctatcacggccccctcacctAAGGTTATGTGGTCAGGGCTTTACCCGACTGTCTTATCAAGGCCCCCCTTACCTAAGGTTATGTGGCAGGGGTTTTACCCGACTGACCTATCACGGCCTCCTCACTTAAGGTTATGTGGCCCGGGCCTAACCCGACTGACCTATcacgcccccccccccttacATAACGTTATGTGGCCGGGCTTAACCCGACTGACATGTCACGGCCCCCTCACCTAAGGTTATGTGGCCGGGCTATAACAGTTATCTTtaggtaatttttttaaagaaatgtgtATTTGAATGTTTCAGCCATTACATGAAGAACAAGAACGGACGTCTTATCAACACTCCCTATGTGGATCTGTCCTACAAGTGGGCTGGTGGAGGTTTCCTTTCTACAACACGTGATCTCATCAAATTTGgtcatgtgatgttatacagtTTTCAGCATGAGTCGGCTGCTTCAGATAATAAACAAcagggtcaaagttcaaaggACATTTCAAACAAGAAGCAGAAGTCAAAGGTCATTGCTTCATCTCATCAAGAAGACAGAAAGGGAAAAACAGCTGGATTGCTGAAACGAGAGTCTGTACAGTTGCTATGGGAACCTGTTGCCAAGACGAAATGTGCTTGGGATAAATTTGGGTGTTATGGGATGGGCTGGGCTGTAAC contains these protein-coding regions:
- the LOC117315000 gene encoding serine beta-lactamase-like protein LACTB, mitochondrial, producing the protein MGWYKLKTEVHSCDSQQKCHQDAIIPGDEKERKSLTLQEAIDRSRDLAMRIKDESGSPGLVISVSVNGKEVWSEGLGYADVENRVPCSADTVLRIASISKSITMVAVAKQLEAGTLDLDKPVQHYIPNFPEKTVDGKKVTITTRHLVSHLGGIRHYHKNTSKPKDDTEASKTMISSDKKTEKEAATAKKPEMTLEEYLISDHYKSVTDSMNLFKDDPLVHEPGSKYLYTTFGFTLLSAVLEAIAKTPFEKLMKEYFVEMGMDNTYLDENTPLIYNRGRHYMKNKNGRLINTPYVDLSYKWAGGGFLSTTRDLIKFGHVMLYSFQHESAASDNKQQGQSSKDISNKKQKSKVIASSHQEDRKGKTAGLLKRESVQLLWEPVAKTKCAWDKFGCYGMGWAVTPEGENFRKCHHSDHFVSHTGGAIGGSSVLLIKPKNCDMEHSREPQGVVVAMIANMTAVSLYKTAVKVAELFEEAVS